DNA sequence from the Hyalangium minutum genome:
CGTGCGGCGCGAGGAGTACGTGGGGACCTGGCTTCCAGAGCCCATCCTCGAGACAGTGGAGGGCGATGACTTGACGCTGACCCTGATGATGGCCCTGGAGCGCCTGTCCCCGCTGGAGCGCGCCGCGTTCCTCCTGCACGACGTGTTCGGCATGGACTTCGAGCAGGTGGCGAAGGCGCTCGACCGCGCTCCCGCGGCGTGCCGCCAGCTCGCCAGCCGGGCGCGGGACCATGTGCAGGAGGCCCGGCCCCGCTTCCCCGTGACGGAGGCGAAGGGCCACGAGCTGGCCTCGGCGTTCCATGCCGCGTCCCGGAGCGGCGACACGCAGGCGCTCCAGGCCCTGCTGGCCCAGGACGCCATCCTGTACGCCGACGGCGGCGGCAAGGTGAAGGCGGTCCTCAATCCCATCTACGGCCGGGAGAAGCTGGTGCGCTTCTTCGAAGGGGTGTGGCGCATTCCAGCCGTGGGCTCGGCGCAGCTCGTGCACGAGGGCACCATCGACGGCCTGCCCGCGTACGTCACGATGGATCCGGATGGAATGCTGCAGACCACGGCGTTTGCCATCGAGGACGGCCGGATCGTCGCCCTCTACGTCACGCGCAACCCCGACAAGCTGAAGGGCATCCGGCGCGCGGTGGTGGGCGAGTCGTCCTAGGAGGCTTCAGCGCGCGGCGAAGAACTCGCGCGCGAAGGTTACAAAAGTCTCACTGGTGAGACTTGGCCGCCTGTGGGATTCCAGCGGTAGCGGTTCGAGAGAGCTGGGGACGCTCCGGCATCATCCTCCCCGGAGTACAGTGGGCACTCCCGATGCCCCTCCTCTTCTTCCTGCTGCTCCTCGGAACCGGCTGTGCTGCTCCAGGCCGCGACCAGGAGTGGCACCGCAACGTAGATGCGGAGGTCGTCACCTGGCTTGAACGCAACCGCAATGCAACTGCGGAGCAGTTCATGAAGGAACTACACGAGATCTACAACCGCCCCGACATGCTCAAGAGGTTCCCCCATGGCTTCGGACCCGCCAAGTGATCCGCGCTTCTTCGTGCTGGAGGATGACATCCGGGGGCCGTACGACACCCAGTTCGAGAAAGCGGAGCCTGTCCACCGAGGAGATGCCCCTCAGTGCCCACAGTGCGGTGAGCCCATGGGCATGCTGTCGTGGCTGCCACCATACCGCGTCGTGCTGGCACTCTCTGGCCAGGCCCTCGGTGACTTCGTGAAGGGCCCTGGCTATGACTTCCTCCTCTCCGAGCGCATGGCCGAATCCTTCAGAGCAGAAGGATTGTCGGGGCTTCAGGGCTTCCACCCTGTCGAGGTGGTGAGCGTCCGGAGGAAGCGCAAAGGCCCCAGGCCCGCTGCCGTGCCCCCCTACTTCGCTGTCACCGCCTGCTTCGGCCGCGGCGCGGTGGATGAGGCACACAGCCGGCTCCGCCGCACCTCCCCCGTCACATGCTCCGAGTGCCGCTCCACAGGAGTCGACGCCATCCACGGTCTCGCCCTGGAACCCGGCACCTGGCAGGGCGAGGAGCTGTTCCGCCCTCGAGGAGAGCAGGGCAGCCTCCTCTCCTCCGAGCGCTTCGCCTGGTTCGTCAAACGGCATGGCTTCACGAACATGAAACTGACGCCCTCCGAGCAGTACGTGTGGGATCCTGGCGGGAAGGGCCCACTGGCAGCTCCTCGCGAGACTCCCACTTGAGCAGGGTGCTCAACGCCTTTCGGCATCACGGCAAGGGGGACCCTGCCAGCTAACCCGGCCCCGCCCAGGGGACTGAGTGCTCTCCCTTCAGGTGCGTGGCAGGCGCCGAGGCCTGTGGGGTGTCTTGAGCGCCTCAACACCCCGCTGCCTTATGGGGCCCTCGCGCCGGCGCCAGCCTCTCACCTGCCGTGGCCAGGCCCAGGTGCTTCACCATCACGCAGCGTCACGGGACAGCGTGACGGTCACGCGTCCGATGGAGGCAGCGCGGAGCACCGCTGGAACTCCGGCGGAGTCCTCACGGATATCGACTGGCCATCCTGCGCCAGTCCGCAGCGCGGCGCTACGTGGGGGGCGCAGGGACGTGGCGAGTGTCCAGCCGTCAGCCTCGGGCGCGAGGCCGCCCCCGCAGGGTGCCCGGAGGTGAAGGACAGTACCACCCGGTGGCTCCTCCTCTTCTCCGTGTCTGCCCTCTACCCTGATCCCCTCCTCGCAAGAGCGGGTGACACATGCTGCCATGGCGGATGCTCTGGAAGGCCGAAGCGCTGTTCCTTGCGTTGTTGGTGGGGTGCGCCAGCGTCCCTCGGGTCCCCGTCGTGGAAGACATCGGCCAGGGTATGGCCGTCGTCCACGTGCCCCGCACCGCTGACCTGCACCCGGTGGAACTGGAGGAAGAGGAATTCCAGCAGGCGGTGAGGCGCCTTGCGCGCGAGGTGCGGCTGACAGGCACGCCGCGCCAAACGGCGGAGCGGGCTTTTCAAATGGGCCCGCAGAGCGGCTACTACCACTACCTGATGCGGGAAAAGAAGATGGCGCCAGATGGGCCCGGTGAGTCCTGGGACGGCACGTTGACGAAAGAAGACTTGGAGCTGGCGGAGCGCTATCGGCTCTGGTGCCAGAGCGCATACAACTTCTATGGAGATTGTCTTGGGGGCGCGCTGGTGGCAGGGCGCTACCTGGACATGCAAGGCCGCTACGTTTGGGCGCTGGCCATGAGCAAGAGCCCGGTGCTGGACGAGATGAAAAAGGCGCTCGGGGAGATGGTGGAGTTCCGCGCGCTCATCAGCGCGGCCCTGTGGACGTTGGGTTCGATGCTGCTGATCATGGCCCTGACTCCCGTGGCGCCTGGGCTGGTGGCTGTGCTGGGCGTGGGGCTGCTCCTGTATGTGGGCTATGACACGCTCCACAACCTCGTGACGGGCTGGGCTGAGTTGACGGAGGCGGCAGAGGCCGCGACCACCTTCGAGCAGCTCCGCGAGGCGGGCGAGAGGTTCGGGAAGATCATCGGGCGAGAGGCGGCGCGCGCGTTCGCCATGCTGCTGGTTGCGGCGATTGGCTCCACGGCGCAGCTGTTCGCGGCGAAGGTGCCGACGCTGCCCGGCTCGGCTCAGGTGGCCATGCAGGCCGAGGGGCAGGCAGGATTCTCGCTGCCCGCGCTGGGGGCTGTGCAGGAGATCGCGGTGGCTGCCGAGGGCGTGAGTATCACGCTTCCCGCGAACGCGGTGGCGATGGCGGCGCGGGGCAGTGGCGGCAAGGCTCCTTGTGTCGAGACGCACCACATCGCCACCATCTGCAACGACACGTCCACCGCACGCGGGGGCGCGTGGACACCGCGGTTCCGGAAGGTCTTCGCCAAGGCGGGAATGTCGATGGAGAATCCTGCGAACAAGATGCCTCTGCAGGGGCATTACGGCCCGCACCCCGAGCGGTATCACCAGATAGTCTTCAATGCACTGGATGACGCGACGCGGACCTGTCGCAGCGTCGTCACGTGCCGGGCGAAGCTGATGGAGGCCCTCAAGGATCTGGCTCAGGACATCGCAACCCCGGGAACAGAGCTGAACCAACTCGTCACCCGGCAGTAGCCGCGCTACATACGGAGCCCATGTCCCAGCGTTTCTTCGAACTCGCCGACGATGTGAATGTCCCGCACCGATGGCACCTTGACATGCCGACGGACAGTCACACTAAGCAAGTGGACGACGGACAGTTCAGGATCGGGGTACCCGTTCATGTCAAAGAACGCCTGAGAATCCCCGTCGAGATCGCAGGCAAGCCGCTGGACTTCACAGAAGCGGGCATCCGCATCCCGGTGGTCCATGTCCGAGTTGCGTCCATCTTCGCGGAACTGGCCCCGGACGACGTGCAACTGATCCCCGTGGATGTGGACGGCCAACCGGATCAGTACCTCATCCTCGTGGCCACACGTCTCATCCCCTGTATCGACGAGAATGCTTCGCGGTTCAGCCGCCCGGGGGAGCCTGATCCAGTCAGGCGGTATTCCATCATGTACGCACTGCGCATCGACAAGTCCAAGGTCGGAAGCGCCAAGGTGTTCCGGTGCGAGGGGTGGCCGGGCCCGCTGATCGTCTCTGGGGAGATCAAGGAGGCCTTGGATCGCATGGCCGCTACCGGCACGAGGTTCGAGGAGGTCTAATTCGCTCACCTGCGGTTTTCGCACCGCCCGGCGTGGGTTCGATTCCCGCCGCCTCCAACCCAGAAAAGCTTCACGGGTTCTAATGAGAGGGGGAGGTGTTTGAGGACTCCCGCCCGAGCCCATCTCCGTGGCGGACTCCAAGGCTCGCACGCTCAGGTGAGCCTGGACCTGAAGTAAGCTGGGGCTCTCGCGCCCTCATGTCCTTCCTCCTGGTTCTGCCGGATGGCCGCCGCACCACCCTGGACAAGCCGGTGGCGTCCGTGGGCACCGACTCCGCCTGTGACGTCGTCCTCCGCGCCTCCGGGGTGAAGGCCAGCCACGCCCTGCTGTTCCGCGACGCTCAGGGTTGGTCCGTGTCTCCCGCCGGCCCTGGCTGTGACGTGCGCGTGCGCGGCAAGCGCGTGGAGCTGGCCAGGCTCGCCCCCGGCGACTCCTTCTCCTTGGGCAGCGCCACGCTCACCCTGCTCGCTCCCGAGGAGACGCAGGTTCCCGCGAGTCCTCCCTCCAGAGCCGCTTCCTCCGGACGAGTGCTCTCGGTGCTGGCGGGCTTTGCCTCCCGGCTGCTGTTGCAGCGCCCTGCCCCGGAGCTGCTGGAGACGGCCATGCGCGGGCTGGCGGAGGCGGCCGGCGCGGACGTGGGCTTCCTGGTGTCGGCGGAAGGGGCGCGCCGCCAGGTGCTGTGCGCCACCGGCCCAGTGCCCGACGCGGCCGTGGTGGACAGCCTGGTGGATCGGGTGGTGGCCTCGGGAGCGCCCGTGCTGGTGCCGGACGTGGCAGTGGATCAGGCGCTCGCGAGCGCTCCGAGCGTCGTGGCCCTGCGCCTCACCTCCGCGCTGGTGATCCCCCTCCGCGCGGGGCCTGCGCCGCTCTCGGCCGTGTACCTCGGACGGCGCGCGGGCAGCCCTCCCTTCTCCGCCGTGGAGCTGGAGGAGGCCATGGCCCTCTCCGCGCTGGCGGCGCTGCTGCTGGCCACCTCGCGCGAGCTGACGGACCTGCGCGCGCAGGTGGACAACCTCACGCAGCGGATCCAGGCGGCCACCTTCGAGGGGCTCATCGGCGAGTCCCGCCCCATGAGCGAGCTGTACCGGCAGGTGGAGCGCCTGGGGCCCACCGCGCTCAACGTGCTCATTCAAGGAGAGACTGGCACAGGCAAGGAGGGCGTGGCCCGGGCGCTTCACCGGCGCAGCGGACGGCGCGGGCGTCTCGTGGCCATCAACTGCGCAGCGCTTCCCGAGTCGCTCATCGAGCGCGAGCTGTTCGGCCACGCACGCGGCGCCTTCTCGGGCGCGGGGGCGGATCGGCCCGGACTGGTGGAGGCGGCGGACGGAGGCACGCTCTTCCTGGACGAGATCGGCGACATGCCGCGCTCGCTTCAGTCCCGGCTGCTGCGGGTGGTGCAGGAGCGCGAAGTCACCCGGCTCGGCGAGAACCACCCGCGCAAGGTGGACATGCGCATCATCTCGGCCACGCACAAGCCACTCAAGTCGCTGGTGCAGCAGGGCCTCTTCCGGGAGGACCTCCTCTTCCGGCTGGAGGAGGTGCGCGTGGAGGTGCCGCCCCTGCGCGAGCGCGGCGATGACGTGCTGCTCATCGCCCACCATGTGCTGACCCAGGAGGGGCGCCGCGCGAAGGGCTTCACCCAGAAGGCCACCGAGGCCCTACGAGGCCACCCCTTCCCCGGCAACGTGCGCGAGTTGGTGTCGCGGGTGCGGCGCGCGGCGATCCTGGCCTCGGGAGAGCTCATCGGCCCGGCGGACCTGGAGCTCGGCGGAGAGCAGACGCCGCTGCAGCCACTGGACGAGGCCCGTGACGCCTTCGTGCTCCGCTATGTGCGCGAGGCCATCGCCCGCAGCGGCGGGAGCAAGAAGGAGGCGGCACAGGCGCTCGGCATCGGACTGCGCTCGTTGTTCCGCTACCTGGGTGAGGGAGAATGAGCCCCATGCACCGGCGCACCTTCCTCCTCATTGCCACGCTCCTGAGCACGGTGTGGCTCGGGTGTCCGCTCGACATCCAGGTCCGTTGCGAGGACGCCTCCTCTTGCGGCGACAACGAGGTGTGCGCGTCTGGCCTGTGCACGCCCTCCTCGGGCACCGGGGATGCAGGGACGGATGGGGGAATAGATGGAGGCGTGAAGAAGTGTGCCGCCGACACGGAGTGCCCGGAGGACTGGCGCTGCGGCGAGAGGACACAGCAGTGCGAGCTCGGGTCTCGGCTTGGCGAGAGGTGCTACGAAAGCTACGAGTGTCCGTGGACTGCAACCTGCAGCGCCCTGCGCAACGTCTGCGTGAAGTACTGCACCCTGGACCCGTATTGTCCGGTCGGCTACCAGTGCAGCCCGGACAAGTTCTGCGTGGCGAAGTGCACGGCCCCGCCGGAGACAGTGGGGCGCCCCTGCTCGGACTCCATGGAATGCGGCTGTGGCTTCTGCGTGAACACCGGAGGACAGGAGCTCTGCCGCCTGCCATGCGTGTTCGACCAGGACTGCCCCAGAGGCGAAGTGGGAGTGTGCGAGCAAGTGGGCTCCACGAACAAGAGAGCCTGCAAGCTGTGAGGCGGCGGAGGTTGCTCCCTGGGAGCCCGGCTCTAGAATGCGCCCGGGATGACGGGTGAACTGCTGGCCGGCCGCTACCAGTTGGAGCAGGAGCTGGGACGCGGAGGTATGGCCACGGTCTTCCTGGCCACGGACTTGCGGCTGGCGCGCCGGGTGGCGGTGAAGGTGATGCACCCGGGCGGAGACGCGCGCCGGACTGAGCGCTTCCGCCGGGAGGCCGCGCTGGTGGCCTCGCTCAAGCACCCCTACGTGTTGGAGATCCACGACTTCGGCGAGGACTCGGCGCGCGGCCCCTTCCTGGTGTGCGAGTGGGTGCAGGGCGAGAGCCTGCGGGAGCTGTCCCAGCGGCTCGCCCCCGTGCCTCCCGAGTCCGCGGCGGTGCTGGGCTGGGCGCTGGCCCAGGCGCTCGGCGAGGCCCATGCACGGGGAATCGTGCACCGGGACGTGAAGCCGGAGAACGTGCTGGTGGCCCGGGGCGGCCCGCTGAAGCTGGCGGACTTCGGCATCGCCGCGCTGGCGGATCAGGAGCGGCTGACGAGCACCGGCGCCATCACGGGCTCGCTGCCGTACATGGCTCCCGAGCGCATCGACACCGGCGCCTTCTCACCGGCCTCGGACGTGTACGCGGTGGGCGTCATGCTCTTCGAGCTGTGCACGGGCACCACGCCGCATGGAGGAAAAGGGGCTGCGCACCTGGCGGCCTCAGTGCTCACGAAGGATGTGCCGCCCTTGAGCGAGCTCGTCCCGGGAACGCCCGAGCCGCTGAGCGCCCTGGTCTCGCGCTGCCTCGCGAGGGATCCGCGAGATCGCCCTGCCCACGGAGGCGAGCTCGCGCCACTGCTGGAAGAGGTGGTGGGCCGCATCGCCGGGCCTCCGGCCGAGGAGTCCCGGGCGTTCTTCCAGGATCCTCAGAGCTACAGCGCGCGTCGGCGCGAAGCCCGCTTCCAGCAGTTGTTGAGCGAAGCCCGCGCGCTGCTGGAGGAAGGACAGGGAGCCAAGGCCGCGAAGTTGCTCAATGGAGCGCTGGCGCTCCGGCCGGACTCGCCCGAGGTCGCCGCGCTGCTGCGCCACCGTCCGAAGTCTCGGAGGAAGAAGGTGGTCGCGGTGGGCTCGGCACTGGCGGCCTCCCTCGTGGTCACGGGAGCACTGGCGTGGGCCGCGAACCGGTGGCTCGCGAATCCGCCTGAGCCCCAGCCCATCGCTCAACCCGAGCAGCGCGCTCAGGAGACGCGAAGCACGGAGCCCCGCCCGGAGAACCGTCCCACCGTCCCCAGCCCTCCACCGGCGACGGCCCAGGAAGCGGCTCCTCCCGCGCCCGAGCCTGACCGAGTGGCTCCGCGCCCGGAGCCCAAGAAGAAGAGCGCCTCGGCAACTCGAGCCCCGGCTCCGCGTGAGGCGCCTGCCTCGTCCCCTTCTCCAGCGCCTCCCCAGCTCCCCGCTCCCTCAGTCTCCCAGGAGCAAGAGCCCGCGAGGCCCGCGACTCTGAAGCTGACGGTGCGCCCCTGGGCCGAGGTGTTCGTGGACGGCCTGAGCCGGGGCTACACGCCCCGCGTGCGCGAGGTGAACCTCTCTCCGGGAGAGCACCGCCTGCGCCTCGTCAACCCGCTGTGTGAACCGATGGAGGAAGTCCTCCAGGTGGCCGCAGGGGAGACGGTGACCCGGGAGGTGGCGCTCCGGGTGTACAAGGCCGAGGTGATCATCACCGCGCCCTCGGGCGCCCGCGTCTTCATCGACGGAGTGGAGACGGGCATCGCGCCACTGCCGGGCCCCGTGTATGTCGAGCACGGACGGCATGTCATCTCGGCCCGCCTGCCGGGAGTGCCGCCCCTGCAGCGCGAGGTGGACGCGGTGGCTGGCAAGCGCATCGAGGTGATGCTGGAGGGGACTCCATGACGGGCCTCATCGTGGCCATGGTGCTCGCAGCCGCCTCTCCGCTGGACCCGGCCCGGGCGGCGTACCAGTCTGGCGAGCTGGCGCAGGCGCGCACCGAGCTGGAGGCGCTCCTCTACCCTCTTCGGCTCGACGGTGAAGCCCTGGAGTCCGAGGCCCACCTGCTGCTGGCCGCCACGTACCACGCCCAGGAAGACACCTCCCGAGCGGAGCACGAGGCCGTGCTGGGACTCGCCGCGAGCCGCGACACGAAGCTGGATCCCCTGCTGTACCCACCGGACTTCATCACCTTCGTGGAGCGCGTGCGCACGATGCACCGCGAGCGCATCGCCGCGCTGGCCGCCGAGCGCCGCCGTCCGATCCTCGTGCCCTCCCCTCCTCCAGTCCAGGCGCCACCTTCCGCCCAGGCTTCCCCTCCCATTCCCTCAAAGAGCTGGTACCTGATGCCATTCGGCGTCGGCCACTTCCAGCACGGCCAGCGGACGAAGGGCACCATGCTCGCGGTGACTCAGGGGACGTGCCTCACAGTCTCCGCGGTCTCGCTGAGCACGGCGCTGTCGCTGCGGGGACGGGACGGGCTGTACAGCGCCTCGGATGCGCGGACGGCCCGCAGGCTCAACACGTCCTACCTCGTGTCGGCCTACGCCTTCGCGGCCCTCTATACCTACGGTGTCCTCGACGGGCTCGTCTTCACGCCCTGAGTCAGAGGGCCTCATAGGCCGAGCGCCAGAAGTCCACGAAGGCGGCGGGTGGATTCGGAGAGTCCATCAGTCGCTGCGTCATCAGCACGCCAATGAGCCCGGTCTGGGGATCCCAGTAGCACGAGGTCCCGTACCCGCCGTCCCAGCCAAAGCCACGGGGATCCCCAGGCTCGTGCTGCTTCACGATGGAGAGCGCATAACCCCAGCCGCGCTTGTCCCAGAAGCCGGTGGAGAAAGGCGACACGGCCTTCTGCTCGGGAGTGATGTGGTCGGTGGTCATCAGCTCCACCGAGCGCTCCGACAGGAGGCGCTTCCCGCCATACGCGCCCTTGTTCAGCATCATCCGCGCGAAGGCGAGGTAGTCGTCGGCCGTGGAGACGAGGCCACCGGACGCGGACGGCATGCCCGGTGGGCGGCTGAACTGGCTCTCCGTACCCGCGGGATCGAAGACCTCGAACTTCTCCGCACCGGGAGTCCGGAAGTAGGCGGTGCACAGCCGGTCGAGCTTCTCAGCCGGGACACTGAAGCCGGTGTCCTTCATGCCCAGCGGCTCGAAGATGC
Encoded proteins:
- a CDS encoding AHH domain-containing protein, whose translation is MLPWRMLWKAEALFLALLVGCASVPRVPVVEDIGQGMAVVHVPRTADLHPVELEEEEFQQAVRRLAREVRLTGTPRQTAERAFQMGPQSGYYHYLMREKKMAPDGPGESWDGTLTKEDLELAERYRLWCQSAYNFYGDCLGGALVAGRYLDMQGRYVWALAMSKSPVLDEMKKALGEMVEFRALISAALWTLGSMLLIMALTPVAPGLVAVLGVGLLLYVGYDTLHNLVTGWAELTEAAEAATTFEQLREAGERFGKIIGREAARAFAMLLVAAIGSTAQLFAAKVPTLPGSAQVAMQAEGQAGFSLPALGAVQEIAVAAEGVSITLPANAVAMAARGSGGKAPCVETHHIATICNDTSTARGGAWTPRFRKVFAKAGMSMENPANKMPLQGHYGPHPERYHQIVFNALDDATRTCRSVVTCRAKLMEALKDLAQDIATPGTELNQLVTRQ
- a CDS encoding serine/threonine-protein kinase — its product is MTGELLAGRYQLEQELGRGGMATVFLATDLRLARRVAVKVMHPGGDARRTERFRREAALVASLKHPYVLEIHDFGEDSARGPFLVCEWVQGESLRELSQRLAPVPPESAAVLGWALAQALGEAHARGIVHRDVKPENVLVARGGPLKLADFGIAALADQERLTSTGAITGSLPYMAPERIDTGAFSPASDVYAVGVMLFELCTGTTPHGGKGAAHLAASVLTKDVPPLSELVPGTPEPLSALVSRCLARDPRDRPAHGGELAPLLEEVVGRIAGPPAEESRAFFQDPQSYSARRREARFQQLLSEARALLEEGQGAKAAKLLNGALALRPDSPEVAALLRHRPKSRRKKVVAVGSALAASLVVTGALAWAANRWLANPPEPQPIAQPEQRAQETRSTEPRPENRPTVPSPPPATAQEAAPPAPEPDRVAPRPEPKKKSASATRAPAPREAPASSPSPAPPQLPAPSVSQEQEPARPATLKLTVRPWAEVFVDGLSRGYTPRVREVNLSPGEHRLRLVNPLCEPMEEVLQVAAGETVTREVALRVYKAEVIITAPSGARVFIDGVETGIAPLPGPVYVEHGRHVISARLPGVPPLQREVDAVAGKRIEVMLEGTP
- a CDS encoding sigma-70 family RNA polymerase sigma factor; the protein is MKPPDSNPADVFDPLRPRLLRIAYRMLGIVAEAEDVVQEAYLRWHQTNRDVVRDAEAVLVRTVTRLCLDVLKSARVRREEYVGTWLPEPILETVEGDDLTLTLMMALERLSPLERAAFLLHDVFGMDFEQVAKALDRAPAACRQLASRARDHVQEARPRFPVTEAKGHELASAFHAASRSGDTQALQALLAQDAILYADGGGKVKAVLNPIYGREKLVRFFEGVWRIPAVGSAQLVHEGTIDGLPAYVTMDPDGMLQTTAFAIEDGRIVALYVTRNPDKLKGIRRAVVGESS
- a CDS encoding imm11 family protein, translated to MSQRFFELADDVNVPHRWHLDMPTDSHTKQVDDGQFRIGVPVHVKERLRIPVEIAGKPLDFTEAGIRIPVVHVRVASIFAELAPDDVQLIPVDVDGQPDQYLILVATRLIPCIDENASRFSRPGEPDPVRRYSIMYALRIDKSKVGSAKVFRCEGWPGPLIVSGEIKEALDRMAATGTRFEEV
- a CDS encoding sigma 54-interacting transcriptional regulator; the encoded protein is MSFLLVLPDGRRTTLDKPVASVGTDSACDVVLRASGVKASHALLFRDAQGWSVSPAGPGCDVRVRGKRVELARLAPGDSFSLGSATLTLLAPEETQVPASPPSRAASSGRVLSVLAGFASRLLLQRPAPELLETAMRGLAEAAGADVGFLVSAEGARRQVLCATGPVPDAAVVDSLVDRVVASGAPVLVPDVAVDQALASAPSVVALRLTSALVIPLRAGPAPLSAVYLGRRAGSPPFSAVELEEAMALSALAALLLATSRELTDLRAQVDNLTQRIQAATFEGLIGESRPMSELYRQVERLGPTALNVLIQGETGTGKEGVARALHRRSGRRGRLVAINCAALPESLIERELFGHARGAFSGAGADRPGLVEAADGGTLFLDEIGDMPRSLQSRLLRVVQEREVTRLGENHPRKVDMRIISATHKPLKSLVQQGLFREDLLFRLEEVRVEVPPLRERGDDVLLIAHHVLTQEGRRAKGFTQKATEALRGHPFPGNVRELVSRVRRAAILASGELIGPADLELGGEQTPLQPLDEARDAFVLRYVREAIARSGGSKKEAAQALGIGLRSLFRYLGEGE